In candidate division KSB1 bacterium, a single genomic region encodes these proteins:
- a CDS encoding D-alanine--D-alanine ligase, which translates to ALFRQQGVVTPDWLVLRRAAGVEAERAARQALGAFALPFVVKPDNQGSTVGFSLVEHADQVPAALRLAWTYGDALVEPFIAGREVTVAILGEEALPVVEIVPEHGVYDYVCKYTKGKSQYIVPAQLPEETARRLQVEALRAYKALGCRHYARADFRLRDDQVPFCLEINTAPGMTELSLVPKAARAAGISFEDLCDRLVTLAVEGDRV; encoded by the coding sequence GCCCTGTTCCGCCAGCAGGGAGTTGTAACTCCGGATTGGCTTGTCCTGCGGCGCGCGGCAGGCGTAGAGGCGGAAAGGGCTGCGCGACAGGCCTTGGGTGCCTTCGCGCTGCCCTTTGTGGTCAAGCCGGACAATCAGGGCAGCACCGTCGGATTCAGCCTGGTCGAACACGCGGACCAGGTGCCGGCAGCTCTTCGCCTGGCCTGGACCTACGGGGATGCACTGGTTGAGCCTTTTATTGCAGGCCGTGAAGTGACGGTGGCTATTCTCGGGGAGGAAGCTCTGCCCGTTGTCGAGATTGTCCCGGAGCACGGGGTCTACGACTACGTGTGCAAGTACACGAAAGGCAAGAGCCAGTACATCGTCCCTGCCCAATTACCGGAGGAAACGGCCAGGAGGCTCCAGGTTGAAGCCCTTCGTGCGTACAAGGCCCTGGGTTGTAGGCACTACGCACGGGCCGACTTTCGCTTGCGGGACGATCAGGTCCCCTTCTGTCTGGAAATCAACACCGCTCCTGGCATGACGGAGCTGAGCCTGGTTCCCAAAGCCGCAAGGGCCGCGGGCATCTCTTTCGAGGACTTGTGCGACCGGCTGGTGACTCTGGCCGTCGAGGGAGATCGCGTGTGA
- a CDS encoding BtpA/SgcQ family protein codes for MTLAEWRARFGHPWPLIGVVHLLPLPGSPLYGGSFEEVLRRAEEDARAYEEAGFDAVIVENFGDRPFFPSRVPRETVAAMAVAAWVVRKSIELPVGVNVLRSDGPSALAIATVVGAQFVRVNVHVGAVVTDQGLIEGKAWETLRLRRALGSPVSILADLRVKHAAPLVSRELRVEALEAVERGLADAVIITGESTGQIARLEEFREVREALQDVPVLAGSGVTSANLGSVLPWTDGAIVGTSVKCSGKVTEPVDRERVRELRQVRDALLEQYPTRR; via the coding sequence GTGACCCTGGCAGAGTGGAGGGCTCGCTTCGGCCACCCCTGGCCTTTGATCGGGGTTGTGCATCTGCTACCCCTGCCGGGCAGCCCCCTCTATGGGGGTTCGTTCGAAGAGGTCCTCCGTCGCGCCGAGGAGGATGCCCGGGCGTACGAAGAGGCCGGATTTGACGCCGTGATCGTAGAGAACTTCGGCGATCGGCCGTTCTTCCCCAGCCGAGTCCCGCGGGAGACAGTGGCGGCGATGGCTGTAGCAGCCTGGGTCGTGCGCAAGAGCATCGAGCTCCCCGTGGGCGTCAATGTCCTTCGGAGCGACGGACCGTCGGCGCTGGCGATCGCAACCGTGGTGGGGGCGCAGTTTGTCCGCGTGAATGTCCACGTGGGCGCCGTGGTCACCGACCAGGGCCTGATCGAGGGAAAGGCCTGGGAGACTCTGCGGTTGCGGCGGGCCCTCGGCTCCCCTGTGTCGATCTTGGCCGATCTCCGGGTGAAACACGCAGCGCCCCTGGTCAGTCGAGAACTTCGGGTCGAGGCCCTGGAGGCGGTGGAACGGGGGCTGGCCGACGCCGTCATCATCACAGGGGAAAGCACGGGTCAAATCGCGCGCCTCGAGGAATTTCGGGAGGTCAGGGAAGCGTTGCAAGATGTGCCTGTGCTGGCGGGGAGTGGTGTGACGTCCGCCAATCTGGGATCCGTACTCCCCTGGACGGACGGGGCCATCGTGGGGACTTCGGTCAAGTGTTCCGGCAAGGTCACCGAGCCGGTGGACCGGGAGCGGGTGCGAGAGCTGCGACAAGTTCGGGACGCCCTCTTGGAGCAATATCCTACGAGGAGATGA